Within Pseudomonas cichorii, the genomic segment TGTACCCGGTGCCGCCACGTGGGGAAACCTACACCAAGACCGAAAGCATCATCGGCGAATACTTCAAAAAGTACGGTGATCGCAAGGATTGGGTGCTGGCCAGCAAGGTGGCCGGTCCTGGCCGCATGGAGCATATCCGCAATGGCAACCCGCGCCTGGATCGCGCCAATATCACCGCAGCGCTGGAGGCCAGTCTCAAGCGTCTGAACACCGACTATCTGGACCTGTACCAACTGCACTGGCCTGATCGCAAGACCAATTTTTTCGGTGTGCTGGGCTATCAGCATGACCCGGACGATTCGGCGGTGGAGATCGAAGAAACCCTGTCGGTGCTGAACGATCTGGTCAAGGCTGGCAAGATTCGTCATTTCGGCCTGTCCAACGAAACTCCCTGGGGCACCCAGCGTTTCCTGCACCTGGCCGAAACCCATGGCCTGCCGCGTGCCGTTTCCATCCAGAACCCGTACAACCTGCTTAACCGCAGCTTTGAAATCGGCCTGGCGGAAATCGCGATTCGCGAGCAGATCGGTCTGCTGGCTTATTCGCCACTGGCGTTCGGTGTGCTTGCAGGCAAATACCTCGACGGCGCACGTCCGGCCGATGGTCGTCTGACGCTGTTCGAGCGTTTCCAGCGCTACAACAATCCGCAGGCCGTGCGTGCTACCGCGCAGTACGTGGCACTGGCTCGCCAGCACGGTCTGGACCCGGCACAAATGGCCCTGGCCTATGTCACCAGCCGCCCGTTCGTGACCAGCAACATCATCGGTGCGACCACGCTTGAGCAACTGGCCGTCAACCTGGCGAGCATCGATGTCTCGTTGTCCGATGAGGTTATTGCCGGTATCGAAGCGATTCATGTCGGGCAACCCAACCCGGCACCGTAACATTCAGCCCCCTTCCAGCCTGTGGGAGGGGGCTTGCCCGCGACCGTCCACCTCAGAAACTGATCCATCTGCCAGAAAACTCCCCGTTTTGGTGCGTAAATCCCTGTTCGCAAATAAATCCGCTCCTGCCTTGTGCGCTTGAAAACGCATTTGTAGCTTCTTATGCATTAATGGTATTTAAAAACTTACAGTTAATGGCATTAAGCTATAAGGCATCGGACCACCGGGGAACCTAATTACATATCGATGAACGCTACCGTCCGCCGCACGGATCGCTCGTTGTTACCCAGGCAGAGAGGTCTGGGGTCAGGGATTTAAAAGGGGAGCGGTATGGGGAGCTTTAAACGACACGTGCTGGGGACGGCCATTTTGTCAGCCAATTTGCTGACTGCCGGAACCTGGAGCGCCGCAGCACTGGCCGAGGAGGCCAAGGAAGAAAGCAAAACGCTCGATACGGTCATCGTGACCGGTACGCGGGCTCAGGAGCGCACTGCAAGCGCTTCGTTGTCACCCATCGATGTCATTTCCGGCGACAGCCTGCGCAATTCCGGTTCTGGAGAACTGGGGGCGGTACTGGCTCGCCTGATTCCTTCAATCAACTTTCCACGTCCCAGCCTGGTGGATGGCGCTGAGCTGACGCGTCCTGCGCAATTGCGTGGTCTGTCGCCGGATCAGGTGCTGGTGCTGGTCAATGGCAAACGCCGTCATACCTCGGCCTTCGTCAACCTGGGTGGCGCGGTCGGCCGTGGTTCGGCACCTGCCGACCTGAACGCCATTCCGCTGTCTGCCATCGATCACATCGAAGTGCTGCGTGACGGTGCCTCGGCACGTTATGGCTCGGATGCCATCGCCGGGGTTATCAACGTCATCCTCAAGGAGGGCGACCATGGTGGTTCGATTTCCACTCAGTACGGGCAGTACAAGAAGGGAGACGGGATCAAGCGCAATATTTCGGGTAACACCGGTTTTGCCCTGGGCAGCAATGGTTTCCTCAATCTTTCCGGCGAAGGTGCGAACAACGACTACACTGACCGCGCTGGCAATGACCTTCGCCCGGCAAGCGTCGGTTCTACCACCTACGGACAGCATGTATTCCGTCAGGGTGAGCCGGAAACCGAAGAAGGCAAGATCCAGTTCAACGGTGGCTACACCTTCAGCGATGCTGCCGAGTTCTACAGCTTTGGCGGCTACAGCAAGCGTCGCGGTGAAACGGCAGCGTTCTACCGGGCC encodes:
- a CDS encoding NADP(H)-dependent aldo-keto reductase → MQFRSLGKTDISVSAIALGTMTWGEQNTEAQAFEQIQLAKKAGVNFIDTAEMYPVPPRGETYTKTESIIGEYFKKYGDRKDWVLASKVAGPGRMEHIRNGNPRLDRANITAALEASLKRLNTDYLDLYQLHWPDRKTNFFGVLGYQHDPDDSAVEIEETLSVLNDLVKAGKIRHFGLSNETPWGTQRFLHLAETHGLPRAVSIQNPYNLLNRSFEIGLAEIAIREQIGLLAYSPLAFGVLAGKYLDGARPADGRLTLFERFQRYNNPQAVRATAQYVALARQHGLDPAQMALAYVTSRPFVTSNIIGATTLEQLAVNLASIDVSLSDEVIAGIEAIHVGQPNPAP